The Synergistaceae bacterium genome contains the following window.
CATACGCATAAGCATTGAATTTGTCTGCTCAAGTGCGCCCGAAGCTGTCTGAATGAGGCTTATTCCGTCTTGAGTGTTATATAATGCTTTCTCCATGCCAAATATACGGGATCTCATAGTCTCGCTGATTGCAAGTCCTGCCGTGTTGTCAAGATCGGCTATTTTTGTGCGCAGTCCCGTTGATAATTTCTCTAATGAGCGTTTCATGGCGAGAGAATTACGCATCATTATCCGCTGACCCATTAAGGACGTTATATCGTGATTCATAATCATAGACATTCTAATTCATCACCTTCCTTGTGTGAAATCTTCATCCCTGAAAAAAAATTAATTTCCCCCGCTTTCACGGGTTCGGCGCAATTGCGGGGGTTAAATATTTATAACTTCATATCGAGCGATTTATGTCTCGATTTTCTTTTCTCGCGAATCTTCTGCACGAGATTTATAACTTTGTCCGGCGGAAACTTGCGAATTATTGTCCCGTCCGAGCTGTTAATCACGCTGACCTGCACAATATCAGCGTCCTCGATAACATCATACTTGAGATGCCGCATTTCTGAAGCCTTGTCAATAACTTCACTTTTTGCCTTGTCCGCTAATTGTGTTGCTTTGCTTTGCTCATTTGTACGGCGTGCCTGAGTGTCAGAACTTTTTTTATATCGCGCTGGTTCCGGCAAATCCGGGCCTGTATTCCCAAGTGTCCGGGTCTTGACAACCTGACGCTGATGTTCTGCTGCAGCTGATTGAATATAAGCCGGAAGGGTATAATCCAGCTTCATGACTCAACCACCTGCTTCCGTTTAGTGCTGCTGCCTCCAGTTTAACGCGCAATTTGTTATCAAAAAAGGGAAGAGAGATAACCCCCCTTCCCCCGTTAAATGCGCGATTAAATTAAATAACTTATCCTGAAGACTGACTACTAACGGATCAGGCTGAGGACGTTCTGCGGCTGCTGGTTTGCCTGAGCGAGCATTGAGTTTCCGGCCTGAAGCATAATGTTGAGCTTCGTGAAGTTCATCATTTCCTTCGCCATGTCTGTATCGCGGATTCTGCTCTCTGCGCTGGTCAGGTTCTCACTGGCTGTCGTCAGGTTGTTCGCCGTGTACTCTAATCTGTTCTGATAAGCTCCGAGATTTGCTCTCTGAGTGGAGACTTTATCAATAGCGTTGTCAATGATCGTGATTGAGCGTGCTGCTCTGTCATGGCTCATTACGTTTACGCCGTCGAGTCCGAGTGCATGTGATCTCATGTCGCCGATGTTGAGTGACATATCTTCGCCCTCATTTGCGCCGATCTGCAATACTGTCGTGTTGTCTGCGATATGAAGCGTTGTTTCCTGCGTTGATGATGAGAATACAAACTTGTTGAGCTTGCTGTTCCACGACGCGTTAATGCCCTTCAGCGAGCTGAACTCGATATCAACGTTATCATCGATTAAGCCGTGTGCTACGTTGCCGGTTACTTTCACGTTTGATGCAATTGTCTCGCCGGTATGTGCGTTACTTACATCAACAGTAAATGTTGTCTCAGTGGCTTTCTGAATCGTGTTCAATGAGAGAGCATTTATGAGATTTTCATCTCCAGAAAGGGTGATCTCGCCTTCTTTGCCTGGTACTGCCGAACGAATAAGGAATGTTCCTTCTACAGACTCTGAGCCGACTGTTGCACCGTCTACGAACGTTACAAATTTTGTAGCATCATCAACATATTTTGCTTGGCCGAGACCTGTTGCTACTGCGTCATTGAGCTTCTTTGCTACGTCATTGAGCGTGTCATATCCGTAAAGGGTTACGCTTGCCGTGTTGCCGTTCGCCTGATTGAGGGTGATCGTCTTGGCATCGTCGAGCATAAATACACCCTCAGAGTTCCAGAATTTGTCAAGGTCACGGAGTTTAACGTCGCCCTTTGCAACTTTGCCAACATATGCAGCGTCAAAGCTGGCAAGTATATCTCCGTCCTGAAGAGAAGCTATAGCTCCGCCATTTTTGAAAGTCGGCTCAGTTGACATTATTATATCGCCGAGTTCAGCAACACCGGTTTTCTCATTCAAGAAATAGTTTTTGAAGTGAATTTCTGTGTTTGCTGTCTTGTCAGAGTTCAACGTGTACTCAAGTGTATTACCTCTGAAGGGGCCGCCGTCCCATTTGTCAGACCAGCCACTGTCAAGAGAACCTTCAACCTGAACAGCCATATGGTTAGTAGCAGTGTCAGTTGTAGGAGTAATAGAGTAGACAAATTTTGCGTTCTCATCAATTAAACTTAGAGATCCACTAAGTTCAATAGTTGTTGATGTGCCGCCAGTACCGCCAGTACCGCCAAAAATTTCTGTAAGATATACAGGAGCAGGGTTTTGTCCTCCGAGAATGATGTTATCCTGCGTTGCTGTGGTCGTTGTACCGTCCTGAGAAAGAAGGCTGGCAGTTGCTTTAAGGGTTACTGTTTGATCTACTGCATTAATACCGGTAACCTCAAATAGTACGCTGGCATTATCATAAGTGCTGCTACCAACATTAACGGTAAATAAATTAGACGCATCAGTATAGTTTGGACCCTGCGGAGTAATACCTGTTGTGGTTGGGCTAACTCCATTTCCGCCGCCCTCATATACTATTTTAAGACCAGGTGCAGGCCTGTCGATAGTGTGAGTAACAAATGAACCTGCTGTAAATCCACCAGAATCCAGTGTGATACCCTTCTGTCTTGCTGCTGCAATAATTTCATCCTCAACACCTGCAAATACTTGGCCTGTGCTTGCTGAACCGCCAGTGAAGAAAGTTTGCTGATCTGCTGCTGAGAAGCTGGTATTCTCGCCGATACCGAAAATATCAGAACCCGATGTTGACCAAATTTCTACGCCATCAGTCGTTTGAATGCTAATTTTGGTAACAGGCGCAGTAGTAGCATTGAATGTAATTGCGGTTGTCGCGTCATACTGATTGCCGCCAAGTCCATAAGCTGCAGTGAGCTGTGCAGTAGCAGCATTTTGCGGTGCAGTATAGTAAGACATTGTGTAGCTGCCTGCTGCTACACTGTCAACGGAAACATCTTTAACGCCCCCGTCAGTATTTACAGACTTGTTCATAAGTACGTTCTCATGTTTTACCTTCATGATGTCGGACTTCTGAACTTCACCCTGTCCGGGATCTGCTTTAACGCGAATCTTATAGTTGCCCTCTACAGAGACTTTCTGTCCAAACTGATCAGTCTTACGGAGACCGCCGTTGATGATAGCTTTTGTCTCGTTGTCGTCGCTGCTCCAGAGTGCTGCTGCTTCACCGTTGAGTAATTTTTTCTTGTTGAACTGAGTCGTGTTGCCGATTCTGGTGATTTCCTCGTTGAGCTGGTCGATTTCAACCTGAATGTAGCTTCTGTCCTGCTGTGTTAATGTGTCGTTTGCTGCCTGGACTGAAAGCTCGCGCATTCTCTGAAGGATTGAATGAGTCTCACTGAGTGCGCCTTCTGCTGTCTGGATTAAGCTGATACCGTCCTGAGTGTTGGCGACTGCTTTATCGAGTCCTCTGATCTGTGCGCGCATTTTCTCGGAAATTGCGAGACCTGCTGCGTCGTCTGCGGCTGAATTAATGCGAAGACCGCTTGAAAGTTTGGCGATTGACTTCTGCAGAGCGTTACTTGTGTTATTAACAATATTGTAACTCTGTAAAGCCGGTATGTTATGCTGAATTACCATTGACATAGTTACAAAACCTCCTTGTAAATTCTTAAATGTTCCT
Protein-coding sequences here:
- a CDS encoding flagellin; this encodes MSMIMNHDITSLMGQRIMMRNSLAMKRSLEKLSTGLRTKIADLDNTAGLAISETMRSRIFGMEKALYNTQDGISLIQTASGALEQTNSMLMRM
- a CDS encoding flagellar protein FlaG produces the protein MKLDYTLPAYIQSAAAEHQRQVVKTRTLGNTGPDLPEPARYKKSSDTQARRTNEQSKATQLADKAKSEVIDKASEMRHLKYDVIEDADIVQVSVINSSDGTIIRKFPPDKVINLVQKIREKRKSRHKSLDMKL
- a CDS encoding flagellin, giving the protein MVIQHNIPALQSYNIVNNTSNALQKSIAKLSSGLRINSAADDAAGLAISEKMRAQIRGLDKAVANTQDGISLIQTAEGALSETHSILQRMRELSVQAANDTLTQQDRSYIQVEIDQLNEEITRIGNTTQFNKKKLLNGEAAALWSSDDNETKAIINGGLRKTDQFGQKVSVEGNYKIRVKADPGQGEVQKSDIMKVKHENVLMNKSVNTDGGVKDVSVDSVAAGSYTMSYYTAPQNAATAQLTAAYGLGGNQYDATTAITFNATTAPVTKISIQTTDGVEIWSTSGSDIFGIGENTSFSAADQQTFFTGGSASTGQVFAGVEDEIIAAARQKGITLDSGGFTAGSFVTHTIDRPAPGLKIVYEGGGNGVSPTTTGITPQGPNYTDASNLFTVNVGSSTYDNASVLFEVTGINAVDQTVTLKATASLLSQDGTTTTATQDNIILGGQNPAPVYLTEIFGGTGGTGGTSTTIELSGSLSLIDENAKFVYSITPTTDTATNHMAVQVEGSLDSGWSDKWDGGPFRGNTLEYTLNSDKTANTEIHFKNYFLNEKTGVAELGDIIMSTEPTFKNGGAIASLQDGDILASFDAAYVGKVAKGDVKLRDLDKFWNSEGVFMLDDAKTITLNQANGNTASVTLYGYDTLNDVAKKLNDAVATGLGQAKYVDDATKFVTFVDGATVGSESVEGTFLIRSAVPGKEGEITLSGDENLINALSLNTIQKATETTFTVDVSNAHTGETIASNVKVTGNVAHGLIDDNVDIEFSSLKGINASWNSKLNKFVFSSSTQETTLHIADNTTVLQIGANEGEDMSLNIGDMRSHALGLDGVNVMSHDRAARSITIIDNAIDKVSTQRANLGAYQNRLEYTANNLTTASENLTSAESRIRDTDMAKEMMNFTKLNIMLQAGNSMLAQANQQPQNVLSLIR